The nucleotide window CGGGCTGATCGTCGAGACGACGATCGCGCACGACAGAGGCGAACGGCCGGACTTCACCCTCACGCGGACGTCCCCGGGAGTGTACACCCTGTTCGTCACGGTCGTGGGCGAGGAGACTCCACACTCCGGCGAGACGGCGACGCCGCAGCGTGTCCGCGACGGCTGTCGGATCGGGAACCGGGTCGAGAGTCGGGGTCGGATGGGCCAGAGCCTCGACAGGGTCAGAGTCGTCGTCGGCGGCGAGACAGTTCTGAACCGGACGGCACCCGAGAGCCGGACGACGTGGGAGATTCCGCGCGTGATCGACATCGACAGCGGTGAAGCAGTCGAGGTATCGACCGAGACAGACGCGACCGACGCCCCGACCGACACCTCGACCGAGCCGAACGCGACTGCGACAGTCGGGTGAACGGCGCGACCGACACCGACGAACAGACAAGCGCCGCGCGCCAAGCGGCGCACATGGACGATATCGACGTCGAGCCGGTCGACGAGATCGACGACGAGGACGACGGACCGGAGCCGGCCTCGCGCGTCGGCGCGGCGATCAAGATGTCCGGCGGCGACGACGACGACGACGGCGCACTCGAACCGGTCGACAGCGACGCGCTCGTCGCAGCGGACACCCCGGAGTACGTGCTGTACGGCGGGAAAGGCGGCGTCGGCAAGACGACGTGTTCGGCCGCGACGGGGTTGGCGAGTGCCGCCGGCGGGACGCCGACGCTCGTCGTCTCCACGGACCCCGCACACTCGCTGTCGGACACGCTGGACACGGAGATTCCGTCGGAGCCGAGCCGGATCCGCGAGGACGTGCCGCTGTACGCCGCCGAGATCGACCCCGACGAGGCCGTCTCCGAGGGGATGCTCGGCGCGGGCGTCACGGGCGACGGCGCGGGCGCGGGTGACACCGACGCGGCCGCCGACAGCCCCCTCGGCGGGCTCGGCGACTTGGGCGAGGTGGCCGGCGACGGACCGCTCGGGGGGATGCTCGGCGGCGAGATGCCCGGGGCCGACGAGGCGGCGGCGATGCGACAGCTCCTGGAGCACTTAGACGACCCGCGCTTCGACCGGGTCGTCGTCGACACGGCGCCGACGGGCCACACCCTCCGTCTGCTCCAGCTCCCCGAGCTGCTGGACTCGATGGTCGGCCGATTCCTGAAGATGCGCGAGCGTTTCTCCGGGATGGTCGACGGGCTGAAGGGCACCCTCGGGCTCGGCGAAGACGGGGAGCCGGGGCCGGAGCTGGAGGAGCTGCGCGACCGGATCGAACGCCTCCGCGCGACGCTCCAGGACCCCGAGAAGACGGACTTCCGGGTCGTGATGGTGCCCGAGGAGATGAGCGTCGTCGAGTCCGAACGCCTGATCGACCGCCTGGACGAGTTCGGTATCCCCGCGAACACGCTCGTCGTCAACCGGGTCATGGAAGACCCCGAGGACGTTGCCGGCACGGAGACGACCGACGTGGAGTTAGACGACGAGTGGGTCGTGACGCCGTCGTTGGACTCTTGTGAGTTCTGTCAGCGCCGTTGGGAGGTCCAACGGAACTCCTTGGAGCGCGCGAGTGATCTCTACCGCGGCCGCGACGTGAAGCGGGTGCCGTTACTGGCCGAGGAGGTCCGCGGCGAGACGGCGCTGGGTGTCGTGGCCGCGTGTCTGGCGTGAGACAGGGGACTGAAGTGGACAAGCGTGTCGAGCCGTCGTCTGCGCTGGAACTGCTTTCTCGACTGTGTGTCACTAGCGGTACGGTGCAACGTGCTAGCTCTGTATGTTTCAAATTTTCTAATAAAATAGTTATTTCTGTTTTACTACTAAATAGGTATAAAGACGAGAAATAAGTCTTATATACGCCGTACTAGACGAGCCTTACGCATGTTTGACCGGAACTACTCGGGGAGAGAGGTTTCACGACGGCAGACACTGGCGGCAGTGACGGGTGCGACGGTGTCCGGACTCGCAGGCGTGCCGACGACCGTCGTCGGCGACAGCGGGCGGGAGAAACGGGTCACGATCCTGGCGAGCGGCGACGAGAGTCGTGAGACCGTGACGGTCAGCAAGCGGTGGTATCGACACAAACAACAGGCGATCAAGGTGAAGGAAGCGATGAGCCGGCAGTTCCTCGGTGAGGGGAGCATCCACTCCGTCGGAATCGAGTCCAGTGACACCGTGGTGGGTGACCTCCGCGGGAAGCGTGTTCGTGTGACCGCCGATCCAGAGGGAGACGTGTCGGCGCTAGACGCGGTGCCGAGTGCTGTCGAAGGAATCCCAGTGCGGACTGTAGAGGAGGAACGGCCCAGGCAGACGGCGTGTTACAACGACCGGCGTGACGACGTGGACGGCGACGGCGAGAACGAGTTCCTCGGGGGGATGGCGTTCGAGGGCATGAAGAACATCGACGACGGTGGCGACGCGGTCGAAGCAGGAACGCTCTGCTGTCCCGTG belongs to Halobaculum sp. MBLA0143 and includes:
- a CDS encoding ArsA family ATPase; this encodes MDDIDVEPVDEIDDEDDGPEPASRVGAAIKMSGGDDDDDGALEPVDSDALVAADTPEYVLYGGKGGVGKTTCSAATGLASAAGGTPTLVVSTDPAHSLSDTLDTEIPSEPSRIREDVPLYAAEIDPDEAVSEGMLGAGVTGDGAGAGDTDAAADSPLGGLGDLGEVAGDGPLGGMLGGEMPGADEAAAMRQLLEHLDDPRFDRVVVDTAPTGHTLRLLQLPELLDSMVGRFLKMRERFSGMVDGLKGTLGLGEDGEPGPELEELRDRIERLRATLQDPEKTDFRVVMVPEEMSVVESERLIDRLDEFGIPANTLVVNRVMEDPEDVAGTETTDVELDDEWVVTPSLDSCEFCQRRWEVQRNSLERASDLYRGRDVKRVPLLAEEVRGETALGVVAACLA